GCGGGGCCCAGGTGTACTTCGAGTACCACGAGGAGACGCACTCGCTGGAGTGCAGCGCGCTCGTCTACCGCTTCCACGAGCCCCCCAAGCCGGGCGTCCTGGAGGGTTTCCAGGCCGAGGCTCGCGAGGGCACGGACACGGGCGGTGGCACCGTGGACTACGAGCGGGAGAACCGCGGTCTCTATCTCAGCCGCGTCTACACGCAGGTGCCCCAGGGCAATGCCTTCTCCAAGGACATGAAGCGGCTGGCCAAGGCGAGCCTCGTGTGGGGCGACGAGGTGCTGGATCGCGTGGCCTCGCGCGTCTTCCACCCCGAGGAGCTCGAGAAGCGCTGAGCCCCGGTGGCTACTTCCGGATGAACCGGGAGGCGTCGGGCGCGGCGCGCAGCAGGGCTTCCTCGAAGGGCGCCGGGTCGAGGTAGACGCGGATGAGCTCGCCCGTGCGGGAGAAGAACTTCACCACCTCGGCGGTGAAGTGCATGTATTTGCTGTGCGTGAGGATGCTCACGCTCTTGAGCGCCGGGCGGTTGGCGCTGAACCACTCGGTCCACGCCTCCTGCACGGGCAGGTTGGCGCCGGTGACCTCATCCATCTCGAAGAACAGCTCGATGGGCGCGTAGCGACTGATGTCCTCGCGCAGCTCGTCCATGGGCGCGGTGCCGAACTCGCCCTTGTCGTTCCCCACGATGCGGATGAACACCACGCCCGGGCGCGGCCGCTGGTAGGTGAAGCTGCACCGCTCGCTCGCCAGCCGCACCGCACCGTCTTCCATCGTCGCTCGCTTGAACGCCACCATGTGTCCCTCAGCCCTTCTTCTGCTGCAGGGTGACGCCGGGCGCCGCGCGCTGGAAGGCTTCCTCGAAGGGCGCCGGATCCATGTAGACGCGGATGAGCTCGCCCGTGCGGGAGAAGAGCTTCACCACCTCGGCGGTGAAGTGCATGAACTTGCTGCGCGTGAGGACGTTCACGCCCTTGAGCACCGGGCGGTTGCGGCTGAACCACTCGGTCCAGGCCTCCTGCACGGGCAGGTTGGTGCCGGTGGATTCGTCCATCTCGAAGAACAGCTCGATGGGCGCGTAGCGGCGGATGTCCTCGCGCAACTCGTCCCTGGGTGCGTCGCCGAGCTCGCCCTTGTCGTCCCCTTGCATGCGGATGAACACCACGCCGGGGCGCAGCCGCTGGTAGGTGTAGCTGCACCGATCCCCGGATAACCGCACCGAGCCGTTCTCCAGCACCTCTCGTTTGAACGACACCCCGTCCTCCTGATCTCCCGGCGGGCGGGGGCGCGCGCTTTCCGCGTGGCCGCCCCGGGGTTGGTTCTCGGACAGAGCAAGCCGCGCGCCATCGCCGGGCCGTAGTGAATCCGAGGGTTTGGATGATACGGGGATGAGCGCACCGTTCGATATGAACGAGCCCTCTTCCAAAATGAAAGAGTCACCGATGAGAGCCAGAGACCTGCGCATCGAGGCGCTGTTGGAGGTGGATGCACGGCAGGGCGTCCGCTTCGCGGGCGAGCGGGCGCTCATCCTGGACGCGGTGGCGCTCGGGATGCTGCGCAAGCAATTGGTGGAGATGTTGGGGCTGGCGGGAGCGCGGGCGGTGCTGACGCGCTTCGGTTTCGCTCACGGCTGGCGCATGGCGGAGGCGATGCGCACGGGTTTCGACTGGGAGAGCGAGAGCGAGTGGCGCGCCGCCGGAGGACTCATCCACACCCTTCAGGGCCTGCTCCGCGTCCGGTTGGAGGACAGCGATCCGCTGGCGCCCCGGGGCGTCACCGTCGAGGACTCGTACGAGGCGGAGCAGCACCTGCTGCACCTGGGGCGAGCGGAGGCGCCCTCGTGTTGGACACAGTGCGGCTTCGCCAGTGGCTACATGAGCCTCGTGGCGGGCCGGCCGATCTACGTCCTGGAGGACCGGTGCGTGGCGAGGGGGGATGCGGCCTGTCACTTCGCGGGACGGACGCTGGAGGAGTGGGGGAGCCAGTTGGAGGAGCACCTGCCGTACTTCCAGGGCGAGGTGCTGGACGCCTCGCTGCACCAGGTGGCGAGCGCCCTCAAGCGCACGGAGCGCAAGCTGCGCGAGCGGGCACGGGCGCTGGAGCAGGTGGTGGGCGAGGCGGAGGGACCCGGAGGGCTGGTGGCGCGCGGGGTGGAGATGCGGCGCGTGGTGGACCTGGCGAGGCGGGCGGCGAGGAGCGAGGCCACGGTGCTCGTCATCGGGGAGAGTGGCACGGGCAAGGAGCGCGTGGCGAGGCTGGTGCATGAAGAGTCGGCGCGCTCGGCGGGGCCGCTGGTGGCCATCAGCTGCGCGGCGCTCACGGAGTCGCTGTTGGAGGCGGAGCTGTTCGGCCATGCGCGAGGGGCCTTCACGGGGGCGACGCACGAGCGCCCGGGGTTGCTGGAGGCGGCGGCGGGCGGGACGCTCTTCCTGGACGAGATAGGGGAGATGCCGCTGGGGATGCAGGCGAAGCTGCTGCGCGCGTTGCAGGAGCGCGAGGTGCGGCGGGTGGGGGAGAACCACCACCGTCCCATCGACGTGCGAGTGGTGGCGGCGACGAACCGGCCGCTGGCGGAGGAGGTGGCGGCGGGGCGCTTCCGCAAGGACCTCTATTACCGGCTGCGCGTGGTGGAGCTGATGGTGCCCCCGTTGCGCGAGCGGCGCGAGGACATCCTTCCGCTGGCGCAGGTGTTCCTGGTGGACGCGGCGAGGCGGGTGGGGCGCCCGGCGCCGAGCCTGGGGACGGACGTGGCGGACCAGCTGCAGCGCCATGACTGGCCGGGCAACGTGCGCGAGCTGCGCAACGCGATGGAGCGCGCGGTGGCGCTCTCTCGGGGGACACGTATCGAGCTGGAGGACCTGCCCGAGGACGTGCGGGTCGCGCTCCCCGTGCCCGCGCTGGTGGGGGAGGTGCGCACGCTGGAGGCGCTGGAGCGCGAGTACATCCTCGCGGTACTCGCGAGGAACGGGGGCAACCGGACGCGCACGGCGCAGGACCTGGGAATCGGCGCGACCACGCTCTACCGCAAGCTCAAGAGCTACGACCGCGTGACGCGCCGCCGCAAGCGGTGAGCCACGGCTTTCCACTGGACGCGGATGATGCCATGGTTTTGGAGATGCTCGACGGTGTGAACCCCGTCTCGGAACCTTCACGCCGGGTCTCTATATTGAGACGGTGTCTTGGCCAATAGGCCCTGTTCATTCGCGGCTTGCAACTCACCGTGGGATTGTTGTCCTCTCGCCCTGCGCATGCTTTTTGTGGCAGCGGGAGTAATGGGGAAGCGAGTAGGCTCAGTCCTGGAGAGATTTGAGATGGCAATCCCCTGGAGTTCTGAACAACGGCGGGCTGTTGACGCTGTACTGCAGCGACATCCGCGCGACAGCGGCAGGTGTGACGAGGCCGCGCAAGCAATCCTGCCCATCGCCAAGCAGTGCGATGGCAATGCCCGGATCCTGCGGATCCGTCCCAAGGGGCGGGCTCGGTTCGTCGAGCCGAAGCTTAAACCCACGATGCCATGGTACGAGCATCACACGACTGAAGTCGCGGTCCATTGTGTGGACTCCCTGACGGGTCCAGATGGCACGA
This is a stretch of genomic DNA from Archangium violaceum. It encodes these proteins:
- a CDS encoding sigma-54-dependent Fis family transcriptional regulator, with the translated sequence MRARDLRIEALLEVDARQGVRFAGERALILDAVALGMLRKQLVEMLGLAGARAVLTRFGFAHGWRMAEAMRTGFDWESESEWRAAGGLIHTLQGLLRVRLEDSDPLAPRGVTVEDSYEAEQHLLHLGRAEAPSCWTQCGFASGYMSLVAGRPIYVLEDRCVARGDAACHFAGRTLEEWGSQLEEHLPYFQGEVLDASLHQVASALKRTERKLRERARALEQVVGEAEGPGGLVARGVEMRRVVDLARRAARSEATVLVIGESGTGKERVARLVHEESARSAGPLVAISCAALTESLLEAELFGHARGAFTGATHERPGLLEAAAGGTLFLDEIGEMPLGMQAKLLRALQEREVRRVGENHHRPIDVRVVAATNRPLAEEVAAGRFRKDLYYRLRVVELMVPPLRERREDILPLAQVFLVDAARRVGRPAPSLGTDVADQLQRHDWPGNVRELRNAMERAVALSRGTRIELEDLPEDVRVALPVPALVGEVRTLEALEREYILAVLARNGGNRTRTAQDLGIGATTLYRKLKSYDRVTRRRKR